Proteins encoded together in one Chitinophaga varians window:
- the odhB gene encoding 2-oxoglutarate dehydrogenase complex dihydrolipoyllysine-residue succinyltransferase gives MVIEIKVPTVGESISEVTIAKWLKKDGDYVQQDEVLCEMESEKATFELNAEKAGILKIAAQEGATLKIGDVACTIDTAAAAPAQDAAPAPAAPVAAAAPAAAAEAPAAPAVNKGVIEMKVPTVGESISEVTLVKWTKKEGDYVERDEVLCELESEKATFELNAEEAGVLSLVAKEGDTLKIGDVACKIDTSAARPAGKAAPAAAPAAQPAKAAAPQAQQAPVTSIPNDIRTTPVAAAVIADKHVDPATIKGSGAHGKIMKDDVYAALQNPGVAIGQEMFSRNERREKMSNLRKTVSRRLVEAKNTTAMLTTFNEVDMTNIMALRAKYKDIFKKQHEVNLGFMSFFTKACCFALQEFPSVNAYIDGEELVYHDYCDVSIAVSAPKGLVVPVIRNAESLDMAGIEKAVLELATKARENKLTIPEMTGGTFTITNGGVFGSLMSTPIINIPQSAILGMHKIQDRPMAVNGQVVIRPMMYIALSYDHRIIDGRESVSFLVRVKEMLENPEQLLFGKDPLKALLKL, from the coding sequence ATGGTTATCGAAATCAAAGTCCCTACGGTAGGAGAATCTATTAGCGAGGTAACAATTGCAAAGTGGTTGAAAAAAGACGGAGATTATGTGCAGCAGGACGAAGTGTTGTGTGAAATGGAATCAGAGAAGGCCACCTTTGAACTGAATGCAGAGAAAGCAGGTATCCTGAAAATCGCAGCACAGGAAGGAGCCACGCTGAAGATTGGTGATGTGGCTTGCACTATTGATACCGCTGCGGCAGCGCCTGCCCAGGACGCCGCTCCGGCACCGGCAGCACCGGTTGCAGCCGCCGCTCCGGCAGCAGCAGCTGAAGCGCCTGCAGCACCGGCGGTGAACAAAGGGGTCATTGAAATGAAAGTGCCTACAGTAGGTGAGTCAATCAGCGAAGTAACGCTGGTGAAGTGGACCAAAAAAGAAGGTGACTATGTAGAGAGAGATGAAGTGCTGTGTGAACTGGAGTCAGAGAAAGCCACTTTTGAGCTGAACGCCGAAGAAGCTGGTGTGCTGAGCCTGGTAGCCAAAGAAGGAGATACCTTAAAAATAGGCGATGTAGCCTGTAAAATAGATACCAGCGCAGCGCGTCCTGCCGGTAAAGCCGCACCGGCTGCTGCGCCGGCCGCTCAGCCAGCGAAAGCTGCCGCCCCACAGGCCCAGCAGGCCCCGGTGACCAGCATTCCGAATGATATCCGCACTACGCCGGTAGCGGCCGCAGTGATTGCTGATAAACATGTAGACCCGGCTACCATCAAAGGTTCCGGCGCTCACGGCAAAATCATGAAAGATGATGTGTATGCCGCCCTGCAGAACCCGGGCGTAGCCATCGGTCAGGAAATGTTCTCCCGCAACGAACGTCGCGAGAAAATGAGCAACCTGCGTAAAACCGTTTCCCGCCGCCTGGTAGAAGCCAAAAACACCACCGCTATGCTGACTACCTTTAACGAGGTAGACATGACCAACATCATGGCGCTGCGTGCCAAATACAAAGACATCTTCAAAAAACAGCACGAGGTGAACCTGGGCTTTATGAGCTTCTTCACCAAAGCCTGCTGCTTTGCATTACAGGAGTTCCCTTCCGTAAATGCCTATATCGATGGCGAAGAGCTGGTATACCACGATTACTGTGATGTTTCCATCGCAGTGTCTGCGCCTAAAGGCCTGGTTGTACCAGTGATCCGCAACGCTGAAAGCCTGGACATGGCCGGTATCGAAAAAGCCGTGCTGGAACTGGCTACCAAAGCGCGTGAGAACAAACTGACCATCCCTGAAATGACCGGTGGTACTTTCACCATCACCAACGGCGGCGTATTCGGTTCCCTGATGAGCACACCGATCATCAACATCCCGCAATCCGCTATCCTGGGCATGCACAAAATCCAGGACCGCCCGATGGCGGTTAACGGTCAGGTAGTGATCCGTCCGATGATGTACATCGCGCTGAGCTATGACCACCGTATCATCGACGGCCGTGAGTCAGTGAGCTTCCTCGTAAGAGTGAAGGAAATGCTGGAAAATCCTGAACAGCTGCTGTTCGGTAAAGATCCACTGAAAGCGCTGCTGAAACTCTAA
- a CDS encoding tagaturonate reductase: MLHILNKEYILNQTDSGVDEKIFHFPEKILQFGTGVLLRGLVDYLVDQGNRSGCYEGRVVVVKSTDGDTSEFSSQDNLYTTHIKGIAQGELVDQVLINSSISRVLQSNADWGEVLAAVRQPGLQTIISNTTEVGIQYVPEKIGDSAPASFPGKLLAVLKARYEYFRGSSNTGFVIVPTELVVDNGRLLKEIVLKLAAYNDMPAAFVQWIETENQFCNSLVDRIVPGKPRNLAEQEEKAGYTDKLWIEVEPFLLWAIEGDAHVQSVLGFHQADERMLITPSIVPFREQKLRLLNGSHTAAVPLAYLSGLNTVYECMQDDYMRHFFQEVVLREILPTIEQTCPQAASFAQDVLDRFANPFIAHKLISITFQESSKMNARNVRTLTRYFDQFKTLPEFMCLGFAAMLLFLKPVRVEDGKYFGKRGDEEYQITDDNITIFAAHWEAYSSPLQLAESVCADERLWGSDLATIPQFAETVAGYLEALMANGVKHFMQLQQQKN, translated from the coding sequence ATGCTACATATATTAAACAAAGAGTATATATTAAATCAGACAGATTCCGGCGTTGATGAAAAAATCTTTCATTTTCCGGAAAAGATATTACAGTTTGGTACCGGCGTATTACTACGTGGGTTGGTAGATTACCTGGTGGACCAGGGCAACCGCAGCGGCTGCTACGAAGGCCGTGTAGTGGTCGTGAAATCCACGGATGGCGATACCAGCGAATTCTCCAGCCAGGACAACCTTTACACTACGCATATCAAAGGTATTGCGCAGGGAGAACTGGTTGACCAGGTGCTGATCAATTCTTCTATTAGCCGGGTTTTGCAATCGAATGCAGATTGGGGTGAAGTGCTGGCGGCAGTACGGCAGCCGGGCTTACAAACCATCATCTCCAACACCACGGAAGTGGGCATACAATATGTCCCGGAGAAAATCGGGGACAGCGCCCCGGCATCTTTTCCGGGCAAACTGCTGGCAGTGCTGAAAGCGCGGTACGAATACTTCCGTGGCAGCAGCAATACCGGCTTTGTCATAGTACCTACTGAACTGGTCGTGGACAACGGACGTTTATTAAAAGAAATCGTATTAAAGCTGGCGGCTTATAATGATATGCCGGCTGCTTTTGTGCAATGGATTGAAACAGAGAACCAGTTCTGTAACTCGCTGGTGGACAGGATTGTGCCAGGCAAGCCCCGCAACCTGGCAGAACAGGAGGAGAAAGCAGGCTATACCGATAAACTGTGGATTGAAGTGGAACCTTTCCTGCTATGGGCAATTGAAGGAGACGCCCACGTACAGTCAGTACTGGGTTTCCATCAGGCAGACGAACGGATGCTGATAACCCCCAGCATCGTGCCTTTCCGGGAACAGAAGCTGCGCCTGCTCAATGGCAGTCACACGGCGGCGGTGCCACTGGCATACCTTTCAGGCCTCAACACCGTATATGAATGCATGCAGGACGACTATATGCGTCATTTCTTCCAGGAAGTAGTGTTGCGGGAGATACTGCCTACCATCGAACAAACCTGTCCGCAGGCGGCCAGCTTTGCGCAGGACGTGCTGGACCGTTTCGCGAACCCGTTCATTGCACATAAGCTCATCAGCATCACCTTCCAGGAAAGCTCGAAGATGAATGCGCGCAACGTACGCACCCTGACCCGGTATTTTGATCAGTTTAAGACACTGCCAGAATTCATGTGCCTCGGTTTTGCCGCGATGCTGTTGTTCCTGAAGCCTGTCCGTGTGGAAGACGGTAAATACTTTGGTAAACGGGGCGACGAAGAGTACCAGATCACCGATGACAACATCACCATTTTTGCCGCACATTGGGAAGCATATTCTTCTCCATTGCAACTGGCAGAAAGCGTATGTGCCGATGAAAGGCTCTGGGGATCTGATCTGGCTACTATTCCGCAATTTGCCGAAACAGTAGCGGGTTACCTCGAAGCGCTGATGGCCAATGGTGTGAAACACTTTATGCAACTCCAGCAACAAAAAAATTAA
- a CDS encoding GNAT family N-acetyltransferase, producing the protein MHPLPNVFPQLYTSRLDLVELQPWHAADLLELFSDPLVTQYYHVMPLKTELDAERVISYFYHRYKDQLGIRWGITLQGQSKLIGTIGFNSFPQLHRGVIVYALAHAYWGQGYMTEAILELVRYGFRELELSRIEAEVMPANVSSERVLIKNGFHQEGTLKKWMEWEGRLFDINMWALVRE; encoded by the coding sequence ATGCATCCGTTACCCAACGTATTTCCACAACTGTACACCTCCCGCCTGGACCTCGTAGAGCTGCAGCCCTGGCACGCCGCCGATCTGCTGGAACTCTTTAGTGATCCCCTGGTCACGCAATATTACCACGTCATGCCCCTGAAAACAGAACTGGACGCGGAAAGGGTTATCTCCTATTTCTATCACCGCTACAAAGACCAGCTGGGCATCAGATGGGGCATCACTCTTCAGGGACAGTCAAAACTCATCGGCACCATCGGCTTCAACAGCTTTCCACAACTGCACCGCGGCGTGATCGTCTACGCCCTCGCACATGCCTACTGGGGCCAGGGATACATGACCGAAGCCATCCTGGAACTGGTACGCTACGGCTTCCGTGAACTGGAGCTCAGCCGCATCGAAGCGGAAGTAATGCCCGCCAATGTTTCCTCCGAAAGAGTATTGATAAAAAACGGCTTCCACCAGGAAGGCACGCTCAAAAAATGGATGGAATGGGAAGGGAGATTGTTTGATATTAATATGTGGGCGTTAGTGAGAGAGTAG
- a CDS encoding RsmB/NOP family class I SAM-dependent RNA methyltransferase, whose product MTRWENYVASATKIIGAYQGSLPLHHFLKAFFKEHPYMGSRDRRWISQLVYHYYRLGDWGRELSTAERLIAGAFLCETASTDLLKALRPEWDEKVTLPLADKAALLDLPVTATRIFPFLDELSPAIDAEAFGLSFLQQPRLFIRVRNGRMDKVLKLLQEAAVSYEVFENNATVALPNGTKVETLLTEKSWYEVQDASSQQTGTLFHPAPNQRWWDCCAASGGKSILLKDQQPNVQLLVSDVRRSILENLQQRFTAAGIKNYEARVADLTADRFPETMGQQRFDGIILDAPCSGSGTWGRTPESVSFFKREEITKYQQLQKRIAHNVIPFLKKGGSLIYITCSVFRQENEEVVQYIEETSELRQQEGGVIAGYGKGADTMFAVRFS is encoded by the coding sequence ATGACCCGTTGGGAGAATTATGTAGCCTCTGCTACCAAAATTATTGGCGCCTATCAGGGCAGCCTGCCATTGCATCATTTCCTGAAAGCTTTTTTCAAGGAACACCCTTACATGGGTAGCCGCGACCGGCGCTGGATTTCGCAACTGGTATATCACTATTACCGCCTCGGTGACTGGGGCCGGGAACTGAGCACAGCAGAACGTTTGATCGCAGGCGCTTTCCTGTGCGAAACTGCCTCTACGGACCTGCTGAAAGCACTCAGGCCCGAATGGGATGAAAAGGTAACTTTGCCACTGGCAGATAAAGCCGCATTGCTGGACCTACCGGTAACGGCTACACGTATTTTTCCTTTCCTGGACGAATTGTCCCCAGCTATTGATGCAGAAGCTTTCGGGCTGTCGTTCCTGCAGCAGCCGCGGCTGTTTATCCGTGTGCGGAACGGCCGTATGGACAAGGTATTGAAGCTGCTGCAGGAAGCTGCCGTGTCCTATGAAGTTTTTGAAAACAACGCCACCGTGGCCCTGCCCAACGGCACTAAAGTAGAAACGCTGCTGACCGAAAAAAGCTGGTACGAAGTACAGGACGCTTCCAGTCAGCAGACGGGCACTTTATTCCATCCGGCGCCTAACCAGCGTTGGTGGGACTGTTGCGCCGCCAGCGGCGGTAAATCCATCCTGCTGAAAGACCAGCAGCCCAATGTACAGTTGTTGGTCAGCGATGTGCGGCGTTCCATTCTCGAAAATCTGCAGCAACGTTTTACCGCCGCCGGTATCAAAAACTATGAAGCGCGCGTGGCTGATCTCACCGCCGATCGTTTCCCTGAAACAATGGGGCAGCAGCGGTTTGACGGTATCATCCTCGATGCGCCGTGCAGCGGTTCCGGCACCTGGGGACGTACACCGGAAAGCGTCAGCTTCTTCAAGCGGGAAGAGATCACCAAATATCAGCAGTTACAAAAACGTATAGCCCATAACGTTATACCGTTCCTGAAAAAGGGCGGTTCATTGATTTATATTACCTGTTCCGTATTCCGGCAGGAGAATGAAGAAGTGGTGCAATATATTGAAGAGACCAGCGAACTGCGGCAGCAGGAGGGTGGCGTAATTGCCGGATATGGCAAGGGTGCAGACACGATGTTTGCGGTAAGGTTTTCGTAA
- the uxaC gene encoding glucuronate isomerase has protein sequence MKGFLTEDFLLQTETAKRLYFDYAQAMPVIDYHNHLPPDEIAQNKVFKNMTDIWLRGDHYKWRAMRANGVSETYITGSADDFTKFRHWAATTPYTMRNPLYHWSHMELKNPFGITDLLSEATAEKVWEAGNARLPQLSTQQLLQHFKVEVVCTTDDPTDSLEHHKAVANRPFGTRVLPTFRPDKAMAVDSPATFNAFVDKLAEVTNHEIRSYQDLVAALQQRHTYFHEAGGRLSDHGITTFSFAPYTQKELDTIFLNARGHQAATPYESEQFKSAMLLQICEWNHERGWAQQFHAGAIRNNNSRLLQQLGADAGVDSIGDWSMASAMSAFFDALDKKNKLAKTVIYNLNPAWNEVFATMAGNFQDGTVPGKIQFGSGWWFLDQKDGMEKQINTLSNMGLLSRFVGMLTDSRSFLSFPRHEYFRRILCNLIGRDVENGELPNDIPWLGKMVQDICYYNAKAYFDF, from the coding sequence ATGAAGGGATTTCTGACGGAAGATTTTTTATTGCAAACAGAAACGGCTAAACGATTATATTTTGATTATGCGCAAGCGATGCCAGTGATTGATTACCACAATCATCTGCCTCCGGACGAAATTGCGCAGAACAAGGTCTTCAAAAACATGACCGACATATGGCTGCGCGGCGATCACTACAAGTGGCGCGCCATGCGGGCCAACGGTGTGTCGGAGACGTACATCACCGGCAGTGCTGACGACTTTACCAAATTCCGTCACTGGGCAGCTACCACGCCCTACACCATGCGTAATCCGCTGTACCACTGGTCGCATATGGAGCTGAAAAACCCTTTCGGCATCACCGATCTGTTGAGCGAAGCCACTGCCGAAAAGGTATGGGAAGCCGGGAATGCCAGGCTGCCACAGCTTTCCACGCAGCAGTTGCTGCAACATTTTAAAGTGGAAGTAGTATGCACCACCGATGACCCCACGGATTCACTGGAACATCATAAAGCTGTGGCCAACAGGCCTTTCGGCACCCGTGTGCTGCCTACCTTCCGGCCCGATAAAGCGATGGCAGTAGACAGTCCGGCAACATTCAATGCCTTTGTGGATAAACTGGCGGAGGTCACCAATCATGAGATCCGTTCCTATCAGGACCTGGTAGCGGCGCTGCAACAGCGTCATACCTATTTTCATGAAGCTGGCGGCCGGTTAAGTGACCATGGCATTACCACGTTCAGCTTTGCGCCGTATACACAGAAAGAGCTGGACACTATTTTCCTCAATGCCCGCGGCCATCAGGCTGCCACTCCCTATGAGAGTGAGCAGTTTAAATCCGCCATGCTGCTGCAAATCTGTGAATGGAACCACGAGCGGGGCTGGGCGCAGCAATTCCATGCAGGGGCTATCCGTAACAACAATTCCCGGTTGCTGCAGCAGTTAGGCGCAGACGCCGGTGTGGACTCCATCGGTGACTGGAGCATGGCCTCCGCCATGAGCGCCTTCTTCGACGCACTGGATAAGAAAAACAAACTGGCAAAGACCGTTATCTATAATCTCAATCCCGCCTGGAATGAAGTGTTTGCCACCATGGCCGGCAACTTCCAGGATGGTACTGTTCCCGGCAAGATCCAGTTCGGGTCCGGCTGGTGGTTCCTCGACCAGAAAGACGGGATGGAGAAACAAATCAATACCCTGAGCAATATGGGACTGCTGAGCCGTTTTGTAGGTATGCTGACAGATTCCCGGAGTTTCCTATCTTTTCCCCGCCATGAATATTTTCGTCGTATTTTGTGCAATCTCATTGGTCGTGATGTGGAAAACGGTGAACTCCCCAACGACATTCCATGGTTAGGGAAAATGGTCCAGGATATTTGTTACTACAACGCAAAAGCATATTTTGATTTTTAG
- the mnmA gene encoding tRNA 2-thiouridine(34) synthase MnmA: MSKHGKVLVAMSGGIDSTVTALMLHEQGYEVVGITMKTWDYASAGSSKKETGCCNLDSFNDARAAAVHHGFPHFVLDIRDEFGDFVINNFVDEYIAGRTPNPCVLCNTHIKWRALMKRADAMDCDFIATGHYGQIRRHDNGRMVISKGIDETKDQSYVLWGIQQDVLARTILPLGKYRKTEIRQMAFDFGYPELAKKAESYEICFVPDNDYRGFLKRKVEGLEERVNGGNFVLADGTIVGKHKGYPFYTIGQRKGLDIALGRPVFVTEIIPETNTIVLGNEDELQKNEMFVSGLNMGKYETIPEGMEAITKIRYKDPGALSVLHNEDGKVKVNFFEHVKGIAPGQSAVFYEGDDVIGGGIIQRGPISLHQ; this comes from the coding sequence ATGAGCAAGCATGGTAAAGTGCTGGTGGCCATGAGCGGCGGTATCGACAGTACCGTTACAGCGCTGATGTTGCATGAGCAGGGCTATGAAGTGGTGGGGATCACCATGAAAACCTGGGATTATGCTTCTGCCGGTTCCAGTAAGAAGGAAACCGGCTGCTGTAACCTCGACTCGTTCAATGATGCCCGCGCTGCCGCGGTGCATCACGGATTTCCGCACTTCGTGCTGGATATCCGCGATGAATTCGGGGACTTTGTCATCAATAACTTCGTAGACGAATATATTGCCGGTCGCACCCCTAATCCGTGCGTACTGTGCAATACACATATCAAATGGCGCGCCCTCATGAAACGGGCCGACGCCATGGACTGTGATTTTATTGCCACCGGACACTACGGTCAGATCCGGCGTCACGACAACGGCCGCATGGTCATCAGCAAAGGAATCGACGAAACAAAAGATCAGAGCTACGTATTGTGGGGCATCCAGCAGGATGTTCTCGCCCGCACCATCCTTCCCCTCGGGAAGTACCGGAAAACGGAAATCAGGCAGATGGCCTTCGACTTCGGTTATCCCGAACTGGCCAAAAAAGCAGAAAGCTATGAGATCTGCTTCGTGCCCGACAACGACTACCGCGGGTTCCTCAAACGGAAAGTAGAAGGACTGGAAGAAAGAGTCAACGGCGGCAACTTCGTGCTGGCTGATGGCACTATCGTGGGTAAACACAAAGGTTATCCCTTCTATACCATCGGACAACGGAAGGGCCTCGATATCGCCCTCGGACGCCCGGTATTCGTAACGGAAATCATCCCGGAAACAAATACCATCGTACTCGGCAACGAAGACGAACTGCAGAAAAATGAAATGTTCGTGAGCGGCCTCAACATGGGCAAGTATGAAACTATCCCTGAAGGCATGGAAGCCATCACTAAAATCCGCTACAAGGATCCAGGCGCCCTGAGCGTCCTGCACAATGAAGACGGCAAAGTGAAAGTCAACTTCTTTGAACACGTAAAAGGTATCGCACCCGGACAATCAGCCGTCTTCTATGAAGGCGACGACGTGATCGGTGGCGGCATCATCCAGCGCGGACCAATTTCATTGCACCAATAA